The Ralstonia wenshanensis genome includes a region encoding these proteins:
- a CDS encoding acyl-CoA dehydrogenase, with product MDDFYTEEQRMIHDAARDFATERLAPNAAQWDRDGALPDEVVREMGELGLLGMIVPAEWGGSYTDYVAYALALEEVAAGCAASATMMSVHNSVGCGPILKFGTEAQKARYLPDLATGRAIGAFCLTEPHAGSEANNLRTRAVLRDGKWVLNGNKQFVTNGARADIAIVFAVTDPEAGKRGISAFIVPTDTPGFHVGRPEHKLGIRASDTCPITLEDCAVPEENLLGERGEGLKIALSNLEGGRIGIAAQAVGIARAAFDAARNYANERIQFGKALREHQTIANMLADMATRLNAARLLVHHAARLRSADKPCLSEASQAKLYASELAEEICSNAIQIHGGYGYLADYAVERHYRDARITQIYEGTSEVQRMVIARHV from the coding sequence ATGGACGACTTCTATACCGAAGAGCAGCGGATGATCCACGATGCTGCGCGCGATTTTGCCACCGAACGCCTGGCGCCCAACGCCGCGCAGTGGGACCGTGACGGCGCCCTGCCCGACGAGGTGGTGCGCGAGATGGGCGAGCTGGGCCTGCTGGGCATGATCGTGCCGGCGGAGTGGGGCGGTTCGTACACCGACTACGTGGCCTATGCGCTCGCATTGGAAGAGGTGGCCGCCGGTTGCGCCGCCAGCGCGACGATGATGAGCGTGCACAACTCGGTTGGCTGCGGCCCGATCCTCAAGTTCGGCACCGAGGCGCAGAAGGCGCGTTACCTGCCGGATCTGGCGACCGGCCGCGCGATTGGCGCGTTTTGTTTGACCGAGCCGCACGCCGGCTCCGAGGCCAACAACTTGCGCACGCGTGCGGTGCTGCGCGACGGCAAGTGGGTGCTCAACGGCAACAAGCAGTTCGTCACCAACGGCGCGCGGGCGGACATCGCGATCGTGTTTGCCGTGACGGATCCTGAGGCGGGCAAGCGCGGCATCTCCGCGTTCATCGTGCCGACGGACACGCCGGGCTTTCACGTTGGCCGGCCCGAACACAAGCTTGGCATCCGCGCATCGGACACCTGCCCGATCACGCTGGAAGACTGCGCCGTGCCCGAAGAGAACCTGCTGGGCGAGCGCGGCGAGGGCCTGAAGATCGCGCTGTCGAACCTGGAAGGCGGGCGCATCGGCATTGCCGCGCAGGCCGTTGGCATTGCGCGCGCCGCGTTCGATGCGGCACGCAACTACGCGAATGAACGCATCCAGTTTGGCAAGGCGCTGCGCGAGCACCAGACCATCGCCAACATGCTGGCCGACATGGCCACGCGCCTGAATGCGGCGCGCCTGCTCGTCCACCACGCGGCGCGCCTGCGCAGCGCAGACAAACCGTGTCTGTCGGAGGCCTCGCAGGCCAAGCTCTACGCATCGGAACTGGCCGAAGAGATCTGCTCCAACGCCATCCAGATCCACGGCGGCTACGGCTATCTGGCCGACTACGCCGTCGAGCGCCACTACCGCGATGCACGCATCACCCAGATCTACGAAGGCACCAGCGAAGTCCAGCGGATGGTGATCGCGCGGCACGTCTAG
- a CDS encoding LysR family transcriptional regulator, with translation MDIRLLRYFSVLADELHFGRAAARLFMSQPPLSQQIRLLEDEIGTPLFVRSHHRVELTAAGRTLKEQAPLVFAQLNRALDLTRQAGRGQVGELEIGMISSVMVGLLPEALRQFRERYPGVEWRLQEMTPAAQVAALKERRIDACIFRLGHEDPAVHSELLQHEPIVMALPATHRLAGHASLALADFAGEPFVAFESKRSRFADHLLHLCIQAGFAPLVRQQVTEVQTLLALVSAGFGVALLPGSTANLAPPGVVFRPLEPALPAVPLYVHYRVDDHSPVLRAFLETLREVSGTSEDAVVAQPQSALASR, from the coding sequence GTGGACATCCGCCTGCTGCGCTATTTCTCGGTGCTGGCCGACGAGTTGCATTTTGGTCGGGCGGCGGCGCGCCTGTTCATGTCGCAGCCGCCGCTGAGCCAGCAGATCCGGCTTCTGGAAGACGAGATCGGCACGCCGTTGTTTGTGCGCAGCCACCACCGCGTGGAACTGACCGCGGCGGGGCGCACGCTCAAGGAGCAGGCGCCGCTCGTGTTTGCACAGCTCAATCGCGCGCTGGACCTCACCCGGCAGGCGGGCCGTGGCCAGGTGGGCGAGCTGGAAATCGGCATGATCAGCTCGGTGATGGTGGGGCTGCTGCCCGAAGCGCTGCGCCAGTTTCGCGAGCGCTACCCCGGCGTTGAATGGCGCCTGCAAGAGATGACGCCTGCCGCGCAGGTGGCCGCGCTCAAGGAACGCCGCATCGATGCATGCATCTTCCGCTTGGGCCACGAAGACCCTGCCGTGCACAGCGAACTGCTGCAGCATGAGCCGATCGTGATGGCGTTGCCCGCTACACACCGCCTGGCCGGGCACGCCAGCCTCGCACTTGCGGACTTTGCCGGCGAGCCGTTTGTTGCGTTCGAATCCAAGCGATCGCGCTTTGCCGATCATCTGCTGCATCTGTGCATCCAGGCCGGCTTTGCGCCGCTCGTGCGCCAGCAGGTGACCGAAGTGCAGACGCTGTTGGCGCTGGTGAGCGCGGGCTTTGGCGTGGCGCTGCTGCCGGGCTCCACAGCCAATCTGGCGCCGCCGGGTGTGGTTTTCCGGCCGCTGGAGCCCGCGCTGCCGGCCGTGCCGCTATACGTGCACTATCGCGTGGACGATCACTCGCCGGTGCTCCGGGCCTTTCTGGAGACCCTGCGGGAAGTGAGCGGCACGAGCGAAGACGCCGTCGTTGCGCAGCCTCAGTCGGCGCTCGCCAGCCGATAG
- a CDS encoding AraC family transcriptional regulator, giving the protein MKNNEKGTVSVSLVNEAVTRARAHGVDMQPIMAAAGITPQMLAQPRSRVSSAQYGALWAGIAQAMDDEFFGQDAHPMRWGSFVAMTQAALTARTGRQALARATGFLRLVLDDLHVRVEEDDQRVRLVFVHRKGTRVPPMFTYATWLIMVYGLVCWLVGRRIPFIAARFRCAAPQDAQEYRLMFCDDMAFKHDASYVDLSPDFLDLPVIQTAASVKTFLRDAPGNFIVKYRNPDSFAARVRKTLRNLPVAGWPASDAMALKLNVAEATMRRRLKLEGHTYQSIKDDLRRDIAIGQLQDTRRTIADIAVAVGFAEPSAFHRAFRKWTGMRPTDYRLASAD; this is encoded by the coding sequence ATGAAAAACAACGAAAAGGGAACCGTCTCGGTCAGCCTCGTCAACGAGGCCGTGACGCGTGCGCGCGCGCATGGCGTGGACATGCAGCCCATCATGGCCGCCGCGGGCATCACGCCGCAGATGCTGGCGCAGCCGCGCAGCCGCGTGTCGTCCGCACAGTACGGCGCGCTGTGGGCCGGCATTGCGCAGGCCATGGACGATGAATTCTTCGGGCAAGATGCGCACCCCATGCGCTGGGGCAGCTTCGTGGCGATGACGCAGGCAGCACTGACCGCGCGCACGGGCCGGCAGGCGCTGGCCCGGGCTACGGGTTTTCTGCGGCTGGTGCTGGACGATCTGCATGTGCGTGTTGAAGAAGACGATCAGCGTGTGCGTCTCGTCTTTGTGCACCGCAAAGGCACGCGGGTGCCGCCCATGTTCACGTACGCCACGTGGCTCATCATGGTCTACGGCCTGGTGTGCTGGCTCGTGGGGCGGCGTATTCCGTTCATTGCCGCACGCTTCCGTTGTGCGGCGCCGCAGGATGCGCAGGAATACCGCCTGATGTTCTGTGACGACATGGCGTTCAAGCACGATGCGTCGTACGTCGACCTATCGCCGGACTTTCTCGACCTGCCGGTCATTCAGACGGCCGCGTCCGTCAAGACCTTCCTGCGCGACGCGCCGGGCAACTTCATCGTCAAGTACCGTAACCCGGATTCCTTCGCCGCGCGCGTGCGCAAGACGCTGCGCAATCTGCCGGTGGCAGGCTGGCCCGCGTCGGACGCAATGGCGCTCAAACTGAACGTGGCCGAAGCGACGATGCGCCGGCGCCTGAAGCTGGAAGGCCACACGTATCAGTCGATCAAGGACGACCTGCGGCGCGACATTGCCATCGGCCAGTTGCAGGACACGCGCCGCACCATCGCCGACATCGCGGTCGCAGTGGGCTTTGCAGAGCCGAGCGCCTTCCACCGCGCCTTCCGCAAATGGACGGGCATGCGGCCGACGGACTATCGGCTGGCGAGCGCCGACTGA
- a CDS encoding AMP-binding protein, with protein MNEAVSAAQGFVEARDFLLRHRTDYDRAYREFAWPKLDTFNWALDYFDVMARGNDNPALWIVDDPQSGGLKLSFAQMSERSSRMANFLRGLGIVRGDRLLLMLPNRVELWDVMLAAMKLGAVVLPATTQLSPDDVRDRVELGGANCVVVDAAELHKFDSVDASVKRIAVGAQRDGWIDLAAAYDAPAQFVPDGPTKAADPLLLYFTSGTTSKPKLVEHTHQSYPVGHLSTMYWIGLQPGDIHWNISSPGWAKHAWSCFFAPWNAQACVFVYNYARFVPKDTLDVLVRFNVTTLCAPPTVWRMLVQEPLAEYAVKLREIVGAGEPLNPEIIERVRSAWGVTIRDGFGQTETTCQIGNTPGQPVVPGSVGRPLPGYRVELVDHDDQPASEGEIVLPLSHRPLGLMQGYANNAKATSEAMRNGYYHTSDVAMRHDDGYFVYVGRTDDVFKSSDYRLSPFELESVLIEHEAIAEAAVVPSSDPLRLSVPKAFVTVRQGYEAGPELARAVFLFSREKLAPYKRIRRLQFSELPKTISGKIRRVELRRLELERTPQPARLPGEYWEEDFA; from the coding sequence ATGAACGAAGCGGTATCTGCAGCACAGGGTTTTGTGGAAGCGCGCGATTTTCTGCTGCGCCATCGCACCGACTACGACCGCGCGTATCGCGAGTTTGCGTGGCCGAAGCTGGACACGTTCAACTGGGCGCTCGATTACTTCGATGTGATGGCGCGCGGCAACGACAACCCGGCGCTGTGGATCGTCGATGACCCGCAAAGCGGCGGGTTGAAGCTCTCGTTTGCGCAGATGTCGGAGCGCTCGTCGCGCATGGCGAATTTCCTGCGTGGGCTCGGCATCGTGCGGGGTGACCGCCTGCTGCTGATGCTGCCGAACCGCGTCGAACTGTGGGACGTGATGCTCGCGGCAATGAAGCTGGGCGCGGTGGTGCTGCCGGCCACCACGCAGCTTTCCCCGGATGACGTGCGCGACCGCGTGGAACTCGGGGGCGCGAACTGCGTGGTCGTCGACGCGGCGGAGTTGCACAAGTTCGACAGTGTTGATGCGAGCGTCAAGCGCATCGCCGTGGGCGCGCAGCGCGATGGCTGGATCGATCTGGCAGCAGCCTACGACGCGCCCGCGCAGTTCGTCCCCGATGGCCCGACCAAGGCGGCCGACCCGCTGCTGCTGTATTTCACCTCGGGCACCACGTCCAAGCCGAAACTGGTGGAACACACCCACCAGAGCTATCCGGTCGGCCACCTGTCGACCATGTACTGGATCGGGCTGCAGCCTGGCGACATCCACTGGAACATCAGCTCGCCCGGCTGGGCCAAGCATGCCTGGAGCTGCTTCTTCGCACCCTGGAACGCGCAGGCCTGCGTGTTCGTCTACAACTACGCGCGCTTCGTGCCGAAGGACACGCTGGACGTGCTGGTGCGCTTCAACGTGACCACGCTGTGCGCGCCGCCCACCGTGTGGCGCATGCTGGTGCAGGAGCCGCTGGCGGAGTACGCCGTCAAGCTGCGCGAGATCGTCGGTGCGGGCGAGCCGCTGAACCCCGAGATCATCGAGCGCGTGCGCAGCGCCTGGGGCGTGACCATTCGCGACGGCTTCGGCCAGACCGAGACCACCTGCCAGATCGGCAACACGCCCGGACAGCCGGTGGTGCCCGGTTCGGTCGGTCGCCCGTTGCCGGGCTACCGCGTGGAGCTGGTCGACCACGACGATCAGCCCGCCAGCGAAGGCGAAATCGTGCTGCCGCTCTCGCACCGCCCGCTCGGCCTGATGCAGGGCTACGCCAACAACGCCAAAGCCACGAGCGAAGCCATGCGCAATGGCTATTACCACACGTCCGACGTGGCGATGCGCCACGACGACGGCTACTTCGTCTACGTGGGGCGCACCGACGACGTATTCAAATCGTCCGACTATCGCCTGAGCCCGTTCGAGCTGGAAAGCGTGCTGATCGAGCACGAGGCCATTGCCGAGGCGGCTGTGGTGCCAAGTTCCGATCCGCTGCGTTTGTCGGTGCCCAAGGCGTTCGTGACGGTGCGCCAGGGCTACGAAGCCGGCCCCGAACTCGCGCGCGCCGTGTTCCTCTTCTCGCGAGAAAAGCTCGCGCCCTACAAGCGCATTCGCCGCCTGCAGTTCAGCGAGCTGCCCAAGACGATCTCCGGAAAGATCCGCCGCGTTGAACTGCGCCGGCTCGAACTGGAACGCACGCCTCAACCGGCTCGCCTGCCCGGCGAGTACTGGGAAGAAGACTTCGCCTGA